GGTGGAACCGGGAGTGCGCGCCATCTTACCCCTCCGTCTCGCCTACGCTAAAGCTTCAGCGAGCCACCTCCCCATCCGCCTTCGGCGCACGGGGAGGAGAAGGGAATCAGCCCTCAAAATCGGTGCTGATTGAGGTCGTCCGGGTCGGGGCCGATGCGGTGAGGCGCAGGGCTTCGGCGGATTTGCTCAGCGAGCCAACCTCATCCGGGGTATCCTCATCATCCAGCTGCACTTTCTGAAGCGACTGCACCAGGCTTTCTTCCAGCTCTTCCGGCTTGATGGTTTCTTCGGCGATTTCGCGCAGGGCCACCACCGGGTTTTTATCGCGGTCGCGG
The sequence above is drawn from the Parasphingorhabdus sp. SCSIO 66989 genome and encodes:
- the rpoZ gene encoding DNA-directed RNA polymerase subunit omega is translated as MARVTVEDCVDKVTNRFDLVLLAAQRAREISGGDELTIDRDRDKNPVVALREIAEETIKPEELEESLVQSLQKVQLDDEDTPDEVGSLSKSAEALRLTASAPTRTTSISTDFEG